The following coding sequences are from one Campylobacter sp. RM16187 window:
- a CDS encoding LPP20 family lipoprotein, which translates to MLNKIFMILTLFGLVLNVQAEIVSKTVTKTEIGEGSGITREEAINNAIIEAIGKMNGVSINSIKNSQTFAISDNSGSKITDSYSEQINKATKGRADSYEVLSVDQDMQGRYFATVEIKKTTTIKKYKAPGLSADSRRSVVVFDKSSIEYESIGNLIHKRITAKLLESRKFNLLDRQNEGYYELEKRFIRDRDTHKDEKYKLGRALATDYILLFEIRGMDATTKTSNLTGKVSNDIETVIDYEVLLFATRQIKFSNTLGFKTSQKERGLIAENVVIDEIATSIAKDIVNAIYPLKVADVSASEVIFTQKLSVGEVYECFSLGKALKDAYTKETTGRVERRVGSVEISRVTPKISYAAMKDGKISIGDICRPLSNNNIGLDQGREINYELNQGGGVKLGF; encoded by the coding sequence ATGTTGAATAAAATCTTTATGATTTTGACTCTTTTTGGTCTTGTGTTAAATGTGCAGGCGGAAATTGTAAGTAAAACAGTTACTAAAACGGAGATTGGAGAAGGTTCTGGAATAACTCGCGAAGAAGCTATAAATAACGCCATTATTGAGGCTATAGGCAAAATGAATGGAGTTAGTATAAACTCTATAAAAAATTCTCAAACATTCGCTATAAGCGATAATAGCGGTAGTAAGATAACAGACTCATACAGCGAACAAATAAACAAAGCCACCAAGGGTAGAGCCGATTCTTATGAAGTTTTAAGTGTTGATCAAGATATGCAAGGCAGATATTTTGCAACCGTAGAAATTAAAAAAACTACAACTATAAAAAAATATAAGGCTCCCGGGCTAAGCGCTGATAGTCGTAGAAGTGTGGTTGTTTTTGATAAATCTTCCATAGAATATGAAAGCATTGGAAATTTAATCCATAAAAGAATAACCGCTAAATTACTGGAAAGTCGTAAATTTAATTTGCTTGATAGGCAAAATGAGGGTTATTATGAGCTGGAAAAGAGGTTCATAAGAGATAGAGATACACACAAAGATGAGAAGTATAAACTAGGACGAGCCCTTGCGACAGATTATATCTTGCTCTTTGAAATAAGAGGTATGGACGCTACGACAAAAACTAGCAATCTAACAGGCAAGGTTAGCAATGATATAGAGACTGTGATTGATTATGAGGTGCTGTTATTTGCTACACGCCAAATCAAATTTTCAAACACTCTCGGTTTTAAAACTAGCCAAAAAGAAAGGGGCTTGATAGCTGAAAATGTTGTGATAGATGAGATAGCGACAAGTATTGCAAAAGATATAGTAAACGCTATATATCCTTTAAAGGTTGCAGATGTAAGCGCATCTGAAGTTATTTTTACTCAAAAGCTATCGGTAGGTGAAGTTTATGAGTGCTTCTCTCTTGGTAAAGCATTAAAAGATGCCTATACCAAAGAGACTACAGGAAGAGTTGAGAGGCGTGTGGGTAGTGTTGAAATTTCACGTGTAACGCCAAAAATTTCTTATGCTGCGATGAAAGATGGAAAAATTTCAATAGGAGATATTTGTAGACCTCTGTCAAATAACAATATTGGACTTGATCAAGGAAGAGAGATTAACTATGAGCTTAATCAAGGTGGGGGAGTTAAGCTTGGTTTTTAA
- a CDS encoding DUF6844 domain-containing protein has product MNKKLFLCALALISTMYANEAEQDISQADVDSQNNISQYAGQKDFKTVEDFFDEFANDNNINYGETLNGRAFYISKAAAIAKETDADFAKALQNAYEKAILNLQGEFVKDVYGRISVEKINSYNQDNSTNAQVFEPTQKGGIISQIFDKIGQLAGASLDKALMDLGINPEGLTEEKKKVLFKEKFVSKQITTALGRMSGLVPVKTFVSRTGSGNYEVGVIGVVSDKTRQIARDMQFRRKPNIKGNGKNIKELLPDNDKGYLNEYGMRLVYNEKGEPVILSYGNWGFLPTSNDSYMLDRMHQMAQDAASQKADAAIIEFINTIISFNREQETGEEVERAIKQTIDLYSGQTQEVESSPKEIVDKVMQSIKSKASGNLRGIRTLKRWSYKDENGIQRVGVVRVYSYSNYENATKSIAPIGQNSKKSSSSKKETRESKTVNSIDDF; this is encoded by the coding sequence ATGAATAAAAAGTTGTTTTTATGCGCTTTGGCTTTAATCAGCACTATGTATGCTAATGAAGCAGAGCAAGATATATCTCAGGCTGATGTGGATAGTCAAAATAATATATCACAATATGCAGGGCAAAAAGACTTTAAAACTGTTGAAGATTTTTTTGATGAATTTGCTAATGACAACAATATAAATTATGGTGAAACATTAAACGGTAGAGCTTTTTATATCAGCAAAGCTGCCGCTATAGCGAAAGAGACTGATGCTGATTTTGCAAAAGCATTACAAAACGCTTATGAAAAGGCAATATTAAATCTTCAAGGCGAGTTTGTAAAAGATGTATATGGAAGAATTAGTGTAGAAAAGATAAATTCGTATAATCAAGATAATTCAACCAACGCTCAAGTTTTTGAGCCTACACAAAAAGGCGGTATCATATCTCAAATTTTTGATAAAATAGGACAATTAGCCGGTGCCTCATTAGACAAAGCATTAATGGATTTGGGTATAAATCCTGAAGGCTTAACGGAAGAGAAAAAGAAAGTTTTATTCAAAGAGAAATTTGTGTCAAAGCAGATAACTACAGCCTTGGGAAGAATGTCCGGACTTGTCCCTGTTAAAACATTTGTTTCAAGAACCGGTAGTGGAAATTATGAAGTGGGCGTAATAGGTGTAGTTAGTGATAAAACTAGACAAATTGCTAGAGATATGCAGTTTAGGAGAAAACCTAATATAAAAGGAAATGGTAAAAATATCAAAGAGCTATTACCAGATAATGATAAGGGCTACTTAAACGAATATGGAATGCGCTTAGTTTATAACGAAAAAGGAGAGCCTGTAATATTAAGCTACGGCAACTGGGGCTTTTTACCAACTTCTAATGATTCTTATATGCTTGATAGAATGCATCAAATGGCACAAGATGCAGCATCCCAAAAGGCTGATGCGGCTATTATCGAGTTTATAAATACAATTATATCTTTTAACCGTGAGCAAGAGACAGGGGAGGAAGTCGAAAGAGCTATAAAACAAACTATAGATCTATATTCCGGGCAAACGCAAGAGGTGGAATCAAGTCCTAAAGAGATAGTTGATAAGGTAATGCAATCTATAAAATCTAAGGCAAGCGGTAATCTTAGAGGAATTAGAACTCTTAAGAGATGGTCTTATAAGGATGAAAATGGGATTCAAAGAGTTGGTGTTGTGAGAGTTTATTCTTATTCTAACTATGAGAATGCCACTAAGTCAATAGCTCCTATTGGTCAAAATTCTAAAAAATCAAGCAGTTCAAAAAAAGAAACTAGAGAATCTAAGACGGTCAATAGTATTGACGATTTTTAA
- the lpoB gene encoding penicillin-binding protein activator LpoB yields MKSKILTTAVLAAFLITGCATNQPVYTDGKATQVKKGDALTLGLDREDFEVAAETMIQSLLSDPAFVNLQPGVRKVVAMGRVVNDTALRIDTEKLTAKITQAMRRSGKFVLTSAVAAGGALDSMSHDVRELRKDDEFNQKTIAKKGALVAPDFSLAGKIRQDNVKLSNGKTQVEYFFLLRLTDLNSGLVHWEDEKTIDKTGSSKSVTW; encoded by the coding sequence ATGAAAAGTAAAATTTTAACAACAGCAGTTTTGGCTGCATTTTTAATAACGGGTTGTGCTACTAATCAGCCAGTTTATACTGACGGTAAGGCTACTCAGGTTAAAAAAGGTGATGCGCTTACATTAGGACTAGATAGAGAGGACTTTGAAGTGGCTGCCGAAACTATGATACAAAGCCTGCTTAGTGATCCTGCATTTGTAAATTTGCAGCCTGGTGTTAGAAAAGTGGTGGCCATGGGTAGAGTCGTAAATGATACAGCACTTAGAATAGATACTGAAAAATTAACAGCCAAGATAACTCAAGCAATGCGCAGAAGCGGTAAATTTGTACTTACATCAGCAGTTGCGGCTGGCGGCGCACTTGATTCTATGAGTCATGATGTTAGAGAGTTGAGAAAAGATGATGAATTTAATCAAAAAACTATTGCCAAAAAAGGCGCTTTAGTGGCTCCTGATTTCTCTTTGGCAGGTAAAATTCGTCAAGACAACGTAAAGCTTAGCAATGGAAAAACACAGGTTGAGTATTTCTTTTTGTTAAGGCTTACAGATCTTAACTCAGGTCTTGTTCACTGGGAAGATGAAAAAACAATAGACAAAACAGGCTCTAGTAAGTCTGTTACATGGTAA
- a CDS encoding YcfL family protein yields MKKISILLIVMFVFLGCGPKTQNIFLQSYGGTSLIQADGISENVIRNVRNRVNNNGLLEAEIVFFSPKSQNIFYKLTWFDQNGFVLRDSLTDDYKTLYLNKNREIIVKYLASNKDAKTFKIYITNKGTK; encoded by the coding sequence ATGAAGAAAATTTCAATACTTTTAATCGTGATGTTTGTCTTTTTAGGCTGCGGACCGAAAACTCAAAATATATTTTTACAATCATATGGCGGAACAAGCTTGATCCAAGCGGATGGCATCTCGGAAAATGTTATAAGAAACGTAAGAAATAGGGTTAATAACAATGGATTGTTAGAAGCGGAAATAGTGTTTTTTAGCCCCAAATCGCAAAATATTTTTTATAAACTCACTTGGTTTGATCAGAATGGCTTTGTATTAAGAGATTCTTTGACGGATGATTATAAAACTCTTTATTTAAATAAAAATAGAGAGATTATCGTCAAATATCTTGCTTCAAATAAAGATGCAAAAACTTTTAAAATTTATATTACTAATAAGGGGACAAAATGA